A single window of Rhodamnia argentea isolate NSW1041297 chromosome 5, ASM2092103v1, whole genome shotgun sequence DNA harbors:
- the LOC115729142 gene encoding WAT1-related protein At1g68170-like, which produces MSWKVLVQAFFCGLFRLDKLRLGTIAKIAKVVGTLLGVGGAMLLTFYEGVEVGHVVDAFELVALRGNDLAEPRGSDDHLPGSLLALASRLSSALWLIIQAKMSDGFPYHYTGTMLMCFIGSIRAVIYTLCRERDCSHWKLGWNIRLLTVSYSGIVACRLCNAIIAWCMRMRGPLFVSVFNPLMLVVVALAGFILLDEKLHLGRLQRHYRWSVFGEAKELLEEQGTVPDKH; this is translated from the exons ATGTCGTGGAAAGTGCTGGTCCAGGCCTTCTTTTGTGGGCTATTTAG GTTGGACAAGTTGAGGCTCGGGACAATAGCCAAGATAGCGAAGGTGGTGGGAACACTACTTGGAGTTGGTGGGGCCATGCTACTCACCTTCTACGAGGGCGTGGAAGTCGGCCATGTGGTCGACGCATTTGAACTTGTTGCACTACGTGGCAACGACCTAGCAGAGCCAAGGGGTTCGGACGATCACCTCCCGGGCTCGCTTTTGGCCTTGGCCAGCCGCTTGAGTAGCGCTTTGTGGTTGATCATTCAG GCTAAGATGAGCGATGGGTTCCCGTACCATTACACCGGCACCATGTTGATGTGCTTCATTGGGTCAATCCGAGCAGTGATTTACACATTGTGCAGAGAGAGGGATTGCAGCCATTGGAAGCTCGGATGGAATATCAGGCTTCTCACTGTATCATACTCG GGGATCGTCGCTTGTAGGTTGTGCAATGCTATAATCGCATGGTGCATGCGGATGAGGGGACCGTTGTTTGTGTCGGTTTTTAATCCTTTGATGCTGGTGGTCGTGGCCTTGGCGGGGTTCATCTTGTTGGACGAAAAATTGCACCTGGGAAG ACTTCAGCGACATTACCGTTGGAGTGTCTTTGGAGAAGCAAAAGAGTTGTTGGAG GAGCAAGGAACTGTTCCCGATAAGCATTAA